Part of the Solanum pennellii chromosome 10, SPENNV200 genome is shown below.
GTATCTTGTCATTGTGAAATTTATTATGATTGTATTGGCATTTGTTTCAGTTTTCATTGCTAAACATAAGAGTTGAATAATTTGATCATCCTTTTAAccaaaattttttcttttggatgATAAGACTGCTCATAACTTCCTCTGGTTTcatcagtttcaaaaaaaaaacttcctcTGGTTTCTTATTTCAGATAGATAGCCACATCAAGCGCTTAGATGAAGATCTTACCAACTTCGCTGAAGATCTTAAGCAAGGTGCACTAAATGTTCTGGACTCTTAACGTGTGCTCCAATATTCTTGGGAAGTAATGATGGGTTTCATAAAAATTTGGCGTATCTCTGAAGTTTTACTTTAACAAAGCACTATTCTTAAAGAAAACTTTTGCTCTAATAATGCACTCTTCATTAGAGCAAAGCTTCGAAGACACATCAAAATTTGCTCTGTTGGTGGGGTTTATTAAAATTCGATGCATCGAAGCTTTGTTGTATTAAAGCAGTCTTCATTTGAGTAAAAGGTTCTCTTTTTATGCCTCAGACAGCACCATGGATTTACCTTCCTTGCTCTTTAAACATAGTAAATGTAATGTTTTGTATAATAACTGATAACCcctttgaattttgattttctaGCAATACAAGGTTCATTCCCTCTTATCTCAACAGTTGAATATGAGGCTCAAcgtctctttctttttctctttagtttttcttttgacttTTGGTATTTTGCAGAGGGAAAGCTTCCTGCAGATGAACCTCCTATCCTTCCTCCATTACCTTTGGTCCTTAAGACTGAGAAGCGCAAAGCACCGTATGTAACACCTCAATCAAAGAAGTTCGAGTACAGAGACTGGGATTGGGACCGAGAACGTGACAGAGACTATGATCTTATGCCTCCTCCTGGCAGTCATAAGAAGGATTTTGCTTCTCCTGTTGATGTTGATCAACCCATTGATCCAAATGAACCCACCTACTGTGTGTGCCATCAGGTCTCAATTTGCTTTTATGTGCTAAATTAACTAATGTATGATTATATATCCACAATTATCATTCACTGTATTATTGCAGACAAATGTTTGGCTCACTTTTGACTTGTTGATTATTCAGGTATCCTTTGGAGATATGATTGCCTGCGACAATGAAAATGTAGGTTCCCTTTGTGCAATGGTTATTGTTTGTGACCTTTTGATGGAAACATTTCACTTTTCTTCCCTAAAGAAGATTTATGTAATGACAATTAAGAGATTTGTTTTCATGGCAAGTGAGAAAAATCTTACACCTCAGgatttattcatattttggCTTTTACAAATTCCGTCGTCATGAACAAGTTAaggtcaacatcaatgtcatcTTTACCCAAAACCTAGTCGACTGTAACCTGGAACATTCCCCTGTAAACATGCTTCAAAAGGCCTTTCCATGAGTGGTTAATGCGCTATATGTATAGGTTTCATAGACTTGCGTTATATAGAAAGTTATGACATAGTATGCAATTTGCAAAACCTTACATTTGAAGTAGATCCCTGTTAATCTGCTTATAAGAGACGTCTGTTGATTAgcaaattcataaatttaacaCTGGTGGTGCTAAATGCTATGTGTGTCCATGTTATTGAATGACTTACTTCTTCTTGCTCTAACTATAACACTTACTTTGCATTTACAACATCTGAGTTTTGACTTTTTGTCGACAGTGCCAAGGTGGTGAATGGTTTCACTATACATGTGTTGGACTCACACCAGAGACGAGATTCAAAGGGAAGTGGTACTGTCCAACATGCAGACAATTACCTCATTGATTACAAGTATGCCCGCCTTTTATTTGTGGTGTGACTCCTCCCCCATCAATTTTTGAAGGGTATCTTTCGTATGTTATGTCTGTTTCGATAAAGAAATGTATGTACCTAGTCAGTTAATGGTGAAAAAGGGTAGTCGGAGAAATGTGTTGTCTGTTTGCACCAAAAATGTATCTCATGATCCCCGTTTTGTATTTACAGGATGAAACCGTTTTGTACATGTTCAAGTATCTATCAGAGGGATCAATTTTTCTTGACTCTGCATAATGAACTCTAAAGGTTGCTATGTGTATGTGAATGCCTTTCCATTTCTTTATGGAGTATTAAGCAAGAGAGCCATTAGCATCTTAGAAGTGTTAATTGTATGTTATTTTGACTATTCAATTATCCACCTGTAtcggattctccaaaaatacacctacttttggaggatctgACACCCCACTCAGTGCCATTgcctggaagtcatttcaaattAGATGTTGGAATTTCAATGGAAAAAGGGACCACCTTTATCATCAATTCAATTGATTTCTAGTACCTTAGTCCTTATGGAAGACAAATTATAATATACGAACGTGTAATTTAAGTGTTTGTAATTGTGGAACAGAATGTACTTCGcctttattttaactttttcgaAAAGAACTTAAGTAGTTAAGTTTATAAAggtgaataatatgaaagaaaaacatTTGAAAGGTTGA
Proteins encoded:
- the LOC107032008 gene encoding PHD finger protein ING2 — encoded protein: MAIARTGVFVDDYLEYSSTLPAELQRLLNTIRELDERSQGIINQTRQQTNYCLGLASQSQGSRKYNYDDDEAFEKLRKEIEGNQDNALSLCTEKVLLARQAHDIIDSHIKRLDEDLTNFAEDLKQEGKLPADEPPILPPLPLVLKTEKRKAPYVTPQSKKFEYRDWDWDRERDRDYDLMPPPGSHKKDFASPVDVDQPIDPNEPTYCVCHQVSFGDMIACDNENCQGGEWFHYTCVGLTPETRFKGKWYCPTCRQLPH